From the Cryptococcus neoformans var. neoformans JEC21 chromosome 6 sequence genome, the window TTCTACGAGCAGTAAAACCATCGCGTATCTCTTgttatttcttcttctccagcaAGCCGGCAGCCACAACAATAGGCATTCTATCTTCACCCTATACTTCCCGCTACTCTCTAATCTCGGCTCCCTCTggatccttcttccctggACAGCAGAcactctttttcttggAATCGACGAATCCACCAAACAAAAGTTGAGCAATAAACAAGGCCGCACACGAGAAGCTACGAAGTAGTACGAGTATGTTTCTACGTTTCATTCCTTTTGCATCGGGTATCTGCTGAATTTCTAACAATTACCTCCTACAGATATAACGACCATTCCAATATACATACATAGATCACTCTCTAAACTCAGATTCAGTGTCCGTGACAGAGACCTCCACTTCAAACATCAAAACCCAAACAATGAGCAAGAAGTATCACCAGAAGGCTTACACCGCCGAAGAGAAACGAAAAGCCATTCAGATGTACGAAGAGAAGATTCATTACAGTGCCAGATATTCTAGTGGGTACACGTTTCCTGACCAGGACGCGGGAGTGATGATGTTTGGTCTCTTTGGCGCGTTGTTTACTGACTCTGGTTGGTTTATCTGTAGATGATGAATGGGAGTTCAGGTAGGTCTTCAATCCACAGCATTACCTTGAATGAAGCTGATCTCATTTGATTTATCAGACATGTCATTGTCAGTAATTATATATTGATACATGGCCATCTCAGACACTTTACTAACGTTGATACCTTCAAGATTCCAAAACCCCTTGTCAGATTCATTCCTCCTGGCGTCTGTGCTGAAGAAGTTTGGAGAGGGATTGGGATTAGACAGTCCCCTGGGTGAGCTATATCTTGAGTTTTAATGTAAACATTCACTGATTGTGATGTGCCTGTTTATGCAGATGGGAGATGTATATGCGTCACGAGCCTGTAAGTGAAGCGTACAACGAAACCATGTAGAACTTCTGCTAACCATAAGCCCAGGAACCGGTACATTAGTCTATAGACAAGGAATCCATGAAGCGATCGCTAACACCTTCTGCAGcatgtcctcctcttccgtcgCCCTAAAAATTACGACCAAATTCACCGACCATTTTCCCAAACATTAGCCGCTCGAAAGCTCAACATTAGCCGTGAAGTCACAGCTCATCCTGCTCCAGCAAAGTAATCAATGCGCTCAAGCGTTGCCGGATCCCTCTCTCGCCTTTGTATTGCAATAATGTGCCTGTCTCTAATTCTTTTACTGCATTAAGTTTTATTATCTTGGTCTTCGTCATTTGTTTGAAATGGCGCGTAGTTTGTTTTTTATAGCATTTTTTGTTACCATTGAGAGGCATATTAAGATTAGGAATAAAAGGGAGGTGTGCTAGCCGCAATTACGAACGAAAGTAACCGCGTCAGTAATTAGAAATCCCATGGCATGGATGTAAGAAGTCTAAACCAAAAAATAGTGCATGGGCAGTACAAGAAAATGGAACCTTTTAGTGAATTGATGCTGTTAATTCTTCATTtctctccaactctcccGTTACTAAAGCTTAATTTAAGCGAACAACTTTGAGAGGAGGGGTCCGACGTAGATGTTCAAGAACACGCCAAAGAGGGCTGCTGCAAGGAACCAGGCCGATTGCGTGAGGAGTTCTGCGCGGGTTTGCGGTCTGTTTTCGGTAGCAACAGCGCCAGATTCAGCCTTCTTGCTGTCCTTGGCAGGTACTTGAatgatggagaaaagatcTGTATTGAGGGAGAAAGCAAGATTGGCCTCTTCGATGAGGTCGGCTGCATTCGGTATTAGCACGTTTTCATAGGATTGACAAATAAGATGACTTACCCTTAAGCCTCTGGTCCTCGCCCACACCCTCATCCATACCTCGTCTGTACCAATCCTTTACTTCAGCCAGTCGCTTCTTTGTCTCGGCTCTGCTTTCATCGCCTTGCGCATTGCCTCCCTTCTGGAAATCAAACTGGTAGAACTTGGTCCCATCATCGCCC encodes:
- a CDS encoding expressed protein; the encoded protein is MSKKYHQKAYTAEEKRKAIQMYEEKIHYSARYSNDEWEFRHVIIPKPLVRFIPPGVCAEEVWRGIGIRQSPGWEMYMRHEPEPHVLLFRRPKNYDQIHRPFSQTLAARKLNISREVTAHPAPAK